In Penaeus chinensis breed Huanghai No. 1 chromosome 2, ASM1920278v2, whole genome shotgun sequence, the following proteins share a genomic window:
- the LOC125034755 gene encoding low-density lipoprotein receptor-related protein 1B-like, with protein MYTSMTEHLSRLPAFFASYMGLFGGFTGQRLEKWPEGGSDRLFFNEVVWGQDTRIYLPSVAATCPESEQIHCRTSDSCTRIRYICDGDNDCGDNSDEESGICGVWRNEHCERGSVRCRRMGDTNCVTISRYCELSDPPCEGDLDMRLCQMVREEKLQPLEEIVLPSEQAVVRQSSVEEVEAFGEEFL; from the exons ATGTACACTTCAATGACTGAACACCTCTCTCGACTTCCGGCTTTCTTTGCCTCTTATATGGGCCTTTTCGGCGGGTTcacagggcagcgtcttgagaaatgGCCCGAAGGAGGTTCGGATCGCTTGTTCttcaacgaggtcgtttggggtcaagac ACAAGAATATATCTCCCATCAGTCGCGGCGACGTGTCCCGAGAGCGAGCAGATCCACTGCAGAACGAGCGATAGCTGCACGAGGATCCGCTACATCTGCGACGGAGACAACGACTGCGGCGACAATTCCGACGAGGAGAGCGGCATCTGCGGG GTTTGGCGCAATGAGCACTGCGAGCGAGGCTCCGTCAGGTGTCGCAGGATGGGAGACACCAACTGCGTCACCATCAGCCGCTACTGCGAGCTCTCCGACCCTCCGTGTGAGGGGGACCTGGACATGCGTCTGTGCCAG ATGGTGAGGGAAGAAAAACTTCAGCCTCTTGAAGAGATCGTCCTGCCGTCAGAACAAGCTGTTG tGAGACAATCAAGCGTGGAAGAGGTCGAGGCTTTTGGAGAGGAATTCCTTTAA